One genomic window of Manihot esculenta cultivar AM560-2 chromosome 16, M.esculenta_v8, whole genome shotgun sequence includes the following:
- the LOC110603365 gene encoding strigolactone esterase RMS3 — translation MMVEKGISTAMNARIVGSGSQDMVLAHGYGADQSLWDKILPDLAEHFRVVVFDWIFSGAVKEEHQHLFDPQKYSSYDAFADDLICLVEDMNLNSPVFVGHSMSGMIGCIASVKRPQLFQRIVLVGASPRYINTGDYEGGFDESEIDDIISNIESNFHNWCSEFPSLVVDARHPDSVEKLSKCLASMRPEVAVSVAKTVFYSDEREILDKVSAPCTIIRTTRDIVVPNSVAYYMQEKIKGKSTVEIIETDGHFPHLTAHQQLLDVLTRVGNLSA, via the exons ATGATGGTTGAAAAGGGCATCTCAACGGCCATGAACGCAAGAATCGTAGGTTCTGGTAGCCAGGACATGGTTCTTGCACATGGGTATGGAGCAGACCAGTCTCTATGGGACAAGATCCTACCAGACTTGGCTGAGCATTTCAGGGTTGTTGTTTTTGATTGGATCTTCTCAGGTGCTGTTAAAGAAGAACATCAACACCTTTTTGATCCTCAGAAGTATTCTTCTTATGATGCTTTTGCAGATGACTTGATTTGTCTTGTAGAAGACATGAACCTTAATTCTCCTGTTTTTGTTGGCCACTCTATGTCTGGTATGATTGGTTGCATTGCTTCCGTTAAAAGACCTCAGCTTTTTCAAAGGATTGTACTTGTTGGAGCTTCCCCCAG GTACATAAATACAGGCGATTATGAAGGAGGTTTCGATGAGTCCGAGATTGATGATATAATATCAAACATAGAATCAAATTTCCACAACTGGTGTTCAGAATTTCCTTCTCTTGTAGTAGATGCAAGACATCCCGACTCAGTAGAAAAGTTAAGCAAATGCTTGGCAAGCATGAGGCCTGAAGTTGCAGTCTCCGTCGCGAAAACAGTGTTCTACAGCGATGAAAGGGAAATTCTCGACAAGGTTTCAGCACCTTGTACTATAATCCGGACAACGAGAGACATTGTAGTGCCAAACTCTGTTGCATACTACATGCAAGAGAAGATCAAAGGGAAGTCTACTGTGGAGATTATAGAGACTGATGGACATTTTCCTCACCTAACTGCTCACCAGCAGCTGCTTGATGTCCTTACACGAGTCGGAAACCTTTCAGCTTGA